One Gossypium raimondii isolate GPD5lz chromosome 3, ASM2569854v1, whole genome shotgun sequence genomic window carries:
- the LOC105793881 gene encoding uncharacterized protein LOC105793881, whose amino-acid sequence MSGVSESNVSSQTSRGTKRKWVPEEDATLVSCMVDLHNVGTFNADTGFKAGYLNELEKMLEKALPNAMLKARPNIELRIRLLKRDWPIVYDMLNGQNNSGFGWDEHRQLVFAEDAVWNSYLNSHKEAGQFKHRSFPYYDQLTAIYAKDRATGKDAQTAADVIKEINVEDNRNQIETKGVPHLQRRKKRILMQVIIFLLHFMMLPLYWRKTCRPLANKSVGVLPPMW is encoded by the exons atgtcaggtgtttcagaatcaaatgtttcttcccaaacttctcgaggaaccaaaaggaaatgggttccagaagaagatgcaacGTTGGTTTCCTGTATGGTGGACTTGCATAATGTTGGAACCTTTAATGCTGATAcggggttcaaagccggttatttaaacgagttggaaaaaatgttagaaaaagcTCTACccaatgcaatgttgaaggctaGACCTAATATTGAATTGAGGATTAGGCTACTGAAAAGGGATTGGCCAATCgtgtatgacatgcttaatggccaaaacaatagcggttttggttgggatgagcataggcagctcgtttttgctgaagatgcggtttggaactcttatttaaat agtcataaagaagccggtcaattcaaacatcgtagtttcccttactacgaccaacttactgccatatacgcaaaagatcgagcgactgggaaagatgctcaaacagcAGCTGAtgttattaaagaaataaatgttgAGGAT AACCGTAACCAGATAGAAACCAAAGGGGTTCCACatcttcaaagaagaaaaaaaagaattctgaTGCAAGTGAtcatatttcttcttcatttcatgatgctgccactttattggcgGAAAACATGCAGGCCATTGGCGAACAAATCAGtgggagtattgcctccgatgtggtag
- the LOC105793882 gene encoding leucine-rich repeat receptor protein kinase HPCA1 encodes MTPFSLLLFLLFFAANIALLSAVTDPHDAAALQSLKDSWQNTPPSWVKSDDPCGAPWEGVTCNSSRVTALGLSTMGLKGKLSGDIGGLTELRSLDLSFNRDLTGSLSPRLGDLEKLNILILAGCGFTGNIPEELGNLAELSFLALNSNNFTGKIPPSLGKLSKLYWLDLADNQLVGAIPVSTPTSPGLDLLLKAKHFHFNKNKLSGTIPPKLFSSEMVLIHILFDGNQLTGNIPSTLGHVQTLEVLRLDRNALWGEVPSNLNNLTNINELNLAHNNLTGPLPDLTSMNTLNYVDLSNNSFDPTEAPVWFSTLSSLTTLVIEHGSLQGPVPEKLFSFPQIQQVKLRNNAFNGTLNLGDSVGTQLQLVDLQNNQISSITLGSGYSNTLILIGNPVCTTAISNTNFCQIQQQNTKPYSTSLANCGSKSCPVDQKLSPQSCECAYPFEGTLYFRGPMFRELSNVNMFHSLEMSLWVKLGLTPGSVFLQNPFFNVDDYLQIQLALFPSSGEYFNRSEVLRIGFDLSNQTYKPPPEFGPYYFIASPYPFPASLGTSVSKGVIIAVATGAAILVLGLIGVGIYAVRQKKRAEKAIGLSNPFASWAPSGKDSGGAPQLKGARWFSYDELKKCTNNFSESNELGYGGYGKVYKGTLSDGQSVAIKRAQHGSMQGGLEFKTEIELLSRVHHKNLVGLVGFCFDQGEQMLVYEFMANGTLRESLSGRSGIYLDWKRRLRIALGSARGLAYLHELANPPIIHRDIKSTNILLDENLTAKVADFGLSKLVSDSSKGHVSTQVKGTLGYLDPEYYMTQQLTEKSDVYSFGVVMLELITAKQPIEKGKYVVREVRSVMDMKDDEHYGLRELMDPSIRSSGNLLGFGKFLELAMQCVEDSATDRPTMSDVVKAIETILQNDGMNTNSTTSASSSATDFGVAKGSLRHPYADALPKKEVNVSDSDAFDYSGGYTLSAKVEPK; translated from the exons ATGACACCCTTTTCATTGCTCTTATTCCTGCTTTTCTTTGCTGCAAATATTGCCCTCCTTTCTGCTGTTACAGACCCTCACGATG CTGCTGCTCTCCAATCTTTGAAAGATTCATGGCAAAATACACCTCCAAGCTGGGTTAAGTCAGATGACCCTTGTGGAGCACCATGGGAAGGAGTCACATGCAACAGCTCAAGGGTGACTGCACT GGGATTATCAACCATGGGTCTTAAAGGGAAACTAAGTGGTGACATTGGGGGCCTAACTGAATTGAGATCCTT GGACCTGTCATTTAATCGGGATCTCACCGGTTCTCTGTCGCCACGACTGGGGGATTTGGAAAAGCTGAATATCCT AATTCTAGCTGGATGTGGTTTCACTGGTAATATTCCAGAAGAACTTGGAAATCTTGCAGAGCTATCCTTCTT GGCCCTGAATTCAAACAATTTCACTGGTAAAATACCTCCCTCATTGGGAAAGCTCTCTAAACTGTATTGGCTGGATCTTGCTGACAATCAGCTGGTGGGAGCTATCCCAGTTTCAACACCCACCTCCCCTGGATTGGACCTCCTTTTAAAGGCTAAACATTT ccatttcaataaaaataagctTTCGGGTACcattcccccaaaacttttcagCTCTGAGATGGTACTAATACACAT ACTATTTGATGGAAACCAATTAACTGGGAACATCCCATCCACATTAGGACATGTTCAGACTCTTGAAGTTCT TCGACTGGATCGAAATGCTTTGTGGGGAGAGGTCCCTTCAAATCTCAACAACCTTACAAACATCAATGAATT GAATTTAGCACACAATAATCTTACAGGCCCTCTACCAGACTTAACCTCAATGAATACCCTCAATTATGT GGATCTTAGTAATAATTCATTTGACCCAACAGAAGCTCCAGTTTGGTTCTCAACCTTATCGTCGCTCACCACTCT TGTTATTGAACATGGATCGCTACAAGGGCCTGTACCAGAAAAGCTTTTCAGCTTCCCACAGATACAGCAAGT GAAACTACGAAACAATGCCTTCAATGGCACATTGAACCTGGGTGATAGTGTTGGCACTCAACTTCAACTTGTTGATTTGCAGAACAACCAGATTTCCTCCATAACTCTAGGATCTGGATATTCAAATACTTTAAT ACTTATAGGCAATCCTGTGTGCACAACTGCTATCTCGAATACTAATTTCTGTCAGATCCAGCAACAAAATACAAAACCCTATTCCACCAGCCTAGCTAATTGTGGAAGTAAATCATGTCCCGTTGATCAGAAGCTGAGCCCTCAAAGCTGTGAATGTGCCTATCCATTTGAAGGAACATTGTATTTCAGAGGACCCATGTTCAGGGAACTGTCTAATGTGAATATGTTCCACTCATTAGAAATGAGCCTTTGGGTCAAATTAGGCCTAACACCTGGTTCAGTTTTTCTTCAGAATCCCTTCTTCAATGTCGATGACTATCTTCAGATTCAGCTGGCACTCTTTCCATCCAGCGGAGAATACTTCAATAGATCTGAAGTTCTGAGAATTGGATTTGATTTGAGTAATCAAACCTACAAGCCTCCTCCAGAGTTTGGACCATACTATTTCATTGCTTCTCCTTATCCTTTCCCAG CCTCACTTGGAACTTCTGTTAGCAAAGGAGTAATCATTGCTGTAGCAACTGGGGCAGCCATTTTGGTTCTTGGCCTCATTGGAGTTGGAATATATGCTGTTCGGCAAAAGAAACGTGCAGAAAAAGCTATCGGATTGAGTAACCCATTTG CATCTTGGGCACCAAGCGGCAAAGACAGTGGGGGTGCACCACAGTTGAAAGGAGCAAGGTGGTTTTCTTATGATGAACTTAAGAAGTGCACCAATAATTTTTCTGAAAGCAATGAACTAGGATATGGAGGGTATGGGAAG GTATACAAAGGAACGCTCTCTGATGGACAATCTGTGGCAATTAAAAGAGCTCAGCATGGATCAATGCAGGGTGGGCTTGAATTCAAGACTGAAATTGAATTACTTTCCAGAGTTCATCACAAAAACCTTGTCGGTcttgttgggttttgttttgatCAAGGAGAGCAAATGCTGGTTTATGAATTTATGGCCAATGGAACACTTCGAGAGAGCCTGTCTG GGAGATCTGGCATTTATCTTGACTGGAAAAGGAGACTCCGGATAGCTCTTGGCTCAGCTAGAGGTCTAGCTTACCTACATGAGCTTGCAAATCCTCCCATTATCCACAGAGATATTAAGTCCACCAACATTTTGTTGGATGAAAATTTAACCGCAAAGGTTGCGGACTTTGGCTTGTCGAAATTGGTATCAGACAGTTCAAAGGGCCATGTTTCAACCCAAGTTAAAGGCACATTG GGTTATTTAGATCCTGAATATTACATGACCCAGCAATTAACCGAGAAGAGTGATGTTTATAGCTTTGGAGTGGTAATGCTTGAACTCATAACAGCTAAGCAACCAATCGAGAAAGGTAAGTATGTAGTGCGGGAGGTGCGAAGCGTGATGGATATGAAGGATGACGAGCATTACGGATTGAGGGAGTTAATGGATCCAAGCATAAGAAGCTCGGGAAATCTACTAGGATTTGGGAAATTCTTGGAGTTGGCAATGCAATGTGTTGAAGATTCAGCTACAGATCGTCCAACAATGAGCGACGTGGTAAAGGCCATTGAAACCATTCTGCAAAACGATGGGATGAATACAAACTCCACTACTTCTGCCTCGTCCTCTGCCACTGATTTCGGAGTTGCAAAAGGTTCTCTTAGGCATCCTTATGCCGATGCTTTACCTAAGAAAGAGGTCAATGTCAGTGATAGTGATGCTTTCGACTACAGTGGTGGATACACACTTTCTGCAAAAGTTGAACCCAAATAG